ATCGATCTGAAAGCTGCCCTGCATCACACTGGTCAGGGCATATCCCAGCCCCATGCCGGCAGGCAGGTCCAGGGCGTAGTGTTCGGGCACGGCCTTGGCCGCCTGCGAATTCTCGGCAATGGCCGGCGCCACTGCTTGGTCAACGGGTTCTGCCTGTTGCTCAGCTTCGGAGGACTGAACCGGCTGGTTGTCTGTGAGCACAAAGCCCAACCCCATGCTCTCCGGCAGGTCAAATGCCGCCAGGGGCGCAGTCGCAGGCGTATCGCTTGCGGTCCCGTGCGACTCCCGCGCGTTCTCCGTCGGTGCCTCTTCCGCGACAACCGCCCCGTCCTCGCCACCAACGTCGGCGATATCCTCGGCCATGCGGGCGATCACCCGGTCGGCCGCAGCCTCGGGATCCGTTTCGTCCGCGGACTTGATCTCGGCTTGCGCGTCGTCCGCGGCATCGGAAGGCGCATCCTGCGCCGCCTCGTCGACGAGTTCGGGTGCAGCATCATTCGCATCGTCAACGTCCGCGGCATCGTCCACCGCGTGATAGCTCGCCTCGATCGGGTCGTCCCGCATTTCGGAGACCGCGTCGGCGACCGGTGCCATTTCGGTCTCGCCCAACTCGCGGCGGACTTCCGGCGGCAAGGCTTCCACCGTCGCCAGGATGCGGGCGATCTCGTCTTCCGCCTCCCGGCGCCGGGCCAGGCCGGCGTCGAAGGGTGGCGGTGGCGGCGGCAGGTCAGCTCCGGCTGGTGGCGGCGACGCGTTCTCGCCCGCAATGGCCCCTTCCAGGACCCTTTCCTCGCTCGGGTGCTCGATCTTGATGACAAGTTCTACCGGCTCGGACTTGCGTGCCTTGCCGGGCTGGGCCGGCAGCAGAGCGTCCAGAAAGAGCCGGCTCTCGGCTTCACGGCGCGACGAAACACCGTCGCCGAAAGCCGCCAGGGCCTCACCAGCCGCGCGGGCCCGTCCCTCGAACAGGTAGCGGGCCACTTCAGAGCCGCGAAAACTGTCAACGCCCACATCATGGACAAAGGATGTCAGGGCATCACGCTGACCGCGCGACAGCGGGCCGGTAATGCTGTCGTCCACCACTTCTTCTGCGCGCATGACGTCATAGATCAGCAGCAATGCCGCTTCATCTTCATTGACGCGCACGCCGGGCTTGGCTGCGGCGCGGTGGCCATAGCCCACCACCCAACGGCCATCATCGCCCTTTACGGCCTGAGGTCGAAATGGCTCAAACCGCTTGATGAGTTCGCGGGCAGCCGGAGAAGTTTTCAATCGCGGTTTCATGCGTGTTCCGTTTTAGGACGGCGCGCCAGATATACCGGCCACCCCTGCAAGCCTGACGCCGCGGCCCTAGCCCTGCTCCGGATCAAAGACATCGGTAGTATCCAGCGCAGTGAACGGGGCGAGAAAACCGCCACCGGCTCCGCCGCCAATCAGGTAGATCTCGCCGTCCAGGACCGCAGCCCCGCCGCCGGTGCGAGGCGCCGGCAGCGCGGTCTCGTCACGCCAGGCGTCGTCACCGGGCCGCCAGGACATATGGGTCTGCAGGGTCTCCCGGCCGTCCGCCCCCCGGCCGCCAAGCAGGTGGATACGTCCGTCCAGAACAGCGACTGCTGCACCAGAGCGGGGCGCCGGCATGTCCGGACCGCGCGACCAAGCACCGCTGACCGGATCAAAGATATCGAGCCGCGCGGACGTTTCGCTCTCAAGGCGTCCGCCGGCCAGGTAAATAAGGCCGTTCACGACGGCGGCAGACATGCCACGCCGGGTAACACCGCCCGGCACATCCAAGGTCTCCCAACTCCGCTCCTCGGGATCGAAGACGAAAGCGCTGCCATCATCGGTCAGGCCGCCAAAGGCGTAGAGTGAGGTGCCGACAGTCAGCAAGGCCATGTCGGCCTTGGCAGCCGGCATGGCGGCTTCACTTTGCCAGATATTGCCGGCAAAGGACCACGACCAGACGCCGGCGCTGGGCGCGACACCGTCTTCACCCCGGGCATAGCCGCCAGCGACATAAATGCGGTCATTGATCATCGCCATGCCGAAGCGCTCGAGGCCGCGCGGCAAGGGTGTTTCCGGAAACCAGCGATCCAGCTCCCGGTCATAGCTCTCGAATTCATCGCGCGGATCGGTCAGCCCCGAACCGCCGGCGGCATAAATCCGGCCGTCATAGACCACAACCGACAGACCGGCGCGGGAGGCGTCCAGACGGGCCGCGCTCTCCCATGCACCCTGACCGGCCGCCGGACTGCCGAGCATTGCCACCAGGCTCACGATAAAGACAGATAAACGCACGCTCTCACCACTTGATTACCCGGCCTTGCCAATCCGGTCCGCGATATCATCACAACAAGACGATTGTCGCCAGCCCCAGAAATGCGAGGAAGCCGACCACATCGGTCACTGTGGTCACAAAAACGGACGATGCCACCGCCGGGTCAGCACCCGAGCGAACCATCGCCAGCGGGATCAGAATCCCGGACAAGCCGGCGCAAGCCAGGTTGAGCACCATGGCGATCGCGATCACAGCCGCCAGACTCCAGTCCTGGAACCACAACACGGTCACAAGGCCCATCACGATTGCAAAGATCACCCCGTTCACAAGACCGGTCGCAAGCTCGCGCCAGACCACCCGGACCGCATTCGCCGCGGTCAGGTCACGCTCGGCGATCGAGCGCACGGCAACGGCAAGCGATTGGGTCCCGGCATTGCCGCCCATCGAGGCGACAATCGGCATCAGAACGGCGAGCGCAACAATCTGCGAGATGGCCCCCTCGAACAGGGCAATCACGCCCGAAGCCAGAACGGCCGTTGCAAGATTGACCAATAGCCAAGGCGCACGCGAGCGCACCGAGCGATAGACGGTGTCGGCTAGGCCAGCCTCATTGACGCCGGCCAGGGCGAGAAGGTCTTCCTTGTTCTCGTCCTGGATGACGTGGACGATGTCGTCCAGGGTCAGCATACCCGTCAGGCGCCCGGCATCATCGACCACCGGAGCGGACACGAGGTGGTATTTCTGGAACAGGTAGGCGACCTCTTCCTGGTCGGTCTCCGGCGCGACCAGAATACGCGGCGCCTCCATCAGATCGCTCAGCGCCACGTCCCGCCGCGCGCTCAGCAGCCGGCAAACCGGGATTTCACCGACCGGGCGGAAACCCGTGTCGATTACGAACAGGTCGTGGAATTTGTCAGGCAGGCCGTCGGCTGCATCGCGCATGTGATCCAGCGCATGCCCGACGGTCCAGAATTCCGGCGCGGCGACGAATTCGCGCTGCATGAGACGACCGGCCGTCTCATCCTCGAAGGACAGGCTCTGCTCGACCGCTTCACGGTCGACATCGGAGAATTCGGCGAGAACGGCGGCGCGAGTCGCGTCATCCATCTCCTCGACGACTTCGGTAGCGTCATCGGAATCGAGTTCCTGGATCGCCGCGGCCAGATGCGCGGTGTCCAGGTATTCCATCACGACTTCGCGCGAATCCGGTTCGAGTTCGGCCAGCACTTCGCCGGTGATGATGTCTGGCGCCAGCTCGGCCAACGCCCCCTGCTGACTGGCTGAGAGCTGTTCGAGCACGTCGGCAATGTCAGCCTCGTGCAGCGGCACCAGCATGCGGCGCACCAGGTCGCCATCGGCGTCAGCGATGGCTTGCCGCAGATTGGCGACGAATTCCGGGTCGGTATCCGCGCGTGCAGGCGAATCGATCAGGACATCGTCATCAAAAGCAGCTTCGCCCATGCTGGCCTCCTGGCAGGGAAATGGTTGGGATCAGTGCGGGTTTGAAATGAGGACACGACTGATGCAGATGTCTTAGCTGCCCAGCCTGCCAACCTCAATCGCATTGACCTGAAATAGCGACGCTTTAAGACGTTTATCGGGAGAAATGGGGGCAATGATGTGTTCAGCATAACAGGCGAGCAAAACCTGCCGGTCCTGGTTGGCCTTGCGATTGGCGGCGGACTGTCGCTGCTGGTCCTTTTTGTGCTCGGGTTTTTCCGCATCGGCGGGGCCGAGCGCGTCACGGCGGCACGGGTTCTGGGCGAGGCCCTGTCGACACTGGCTGGACGCGCCGGCACCCTGATCCTTCTGTGGATCGGCGTCAGTCTCGCTTACACGACCGTCACCCTGTTTTCCCTCCTGATCGGACGCACAACCACCCTGTTCGAAACGGCCATGGCAGCGGCGCTGGTCTTTCTCGGTCACAAGACAATGCTGGAGCGCCAGGCGTCGGCCGCCGGCATCGAGGTGCCCCAGACCGGCTATTGGCGCATCCTGCTCAGGTCCCTCGCGCTCGGAGCGATTGTGCTTGTGACAGCCGGCCTGGTCTTCGTGCTCGCGGCCCTGCTGGTGGCTCTGGCTGCAATGGCCGGGCTGGACGGGGACGCGCCGCGCCTGGTGACCGGTGTCGGCGCCGGTGTCGCCGCGATCTGGCTGAGCACGCTGTTTGCACGCCTGACCTTCATCTATCCCTCCAGCGTGCTGGGAGGTCGCGACTGGTTTGGCACGGCACTTGGTCGCTCGGCGCCGGTCGCCCTGGGGCTCAGCGCCAGCCTGTGGCTCGTCGCCCTTGCCTCCATCGCGCTCATTATTCCGCTGGCAATCTGGTCGGACGCGCTGGTGATGTCGATCGCGACGACCCTGCCCGCAGCACCGGGGGACCTGCCCGACGATATCGGCACGCCGCTGTTCTGGCTCAGGCTGGTGATGGAGGAATTGCCGCTCAACCTGTTGCTGGTCGCCTACTCACTGGCCAGCATTGCCTGCGTTTCGGCAGCCTACAGGCTCACCGTCCTGCCCCCGACCGCGCCGGAGCAGGGCCATTAGGCCAACAATGTTCGCAAAACAGGATCTCTCGCCAGGAGAGACATGGTGCGGTCGAGAAGACTCGAACTTCCACGGGTTTTACCCCACAGCGACCTCAACGCTGCGCGTCTACCAATTCCGCCACGACCGCACGTCATGGAGGCGCGGGAGATAGCAACATCCCCGCACCTTGTGAAGAGGGTATTGCAACGGTTTATGCAGCTGCGAAGAATTCATTGGCATCGGCCGGTCCTGTAATGGACACGGCAATGCGATCTCCCTGGATGACGACGTCGCCACGGGCGATGGGATGGTTGTTGGCCAGGATCCACACCTGGTCGTCCTCACCCGAATCAAGCGGGATCACAGCTCCGCGTCCCATGCGGAGGAATTGCTGGATCGGCATCTTCGACCGGCCCAACAGGACTGAAATTTCCACTTCCACCGAACTGATCTGACTCACGTCGCACTCCAGGACTTGCGGATCATCATCGCGGGCCTGATGTTTGGCCAATACGGTTTCCGCAGCGTTAAGACCTCACGATATGACATTACCAAACGTCGAATGGGCTGTTTCTCCCGGTCTGACGCCTTATCAGCCCGCCCTCGCCTTCATGGAAGCGCGGGCTGCAGCCATTGCAGCGGGTGAAGCGAACGAGCTGGTCTGGCTGCTCGAGCATCCGCCACTTTATACTGCCGGGACCAGCGCCAAGGCCGGCGACCTCCTGTCCCCGGACCGCTTTCCGGTCTACGAGACCGGGCGCGGCGGCGAATACACCTATCACGGGCCGGGCCAGCGTGTGGCCTATGTCATGCTCGACCTGACCCGACGTGGTCGCGATGTGCGCAAATTCATCCAGTCGCTGGAAAACTGGCTGATCGGCGCGGCGGCCCAATTCGGTATCAAAGCCGGCATTCGCGATGGCCGGGTCGGGGTCTGGGTCGACCGGTCAGGCGGGCGCGAGGACAAGATTGCGGCGATCGGTGTGCGCCTGCGCCGCTGGGTGTCCTTTCACGGCATCGCCTTCAATGTCGATCCGGATCTGAGCCATTTTGGCGGCATCACCCCGTGCGGCATATCGGATCCGCGTTTTGGCGTAACGTCACTGGCCGACCTTGGCCACACCGTCGACATGGCCGATTTTGACACGGCGCTACATCTGGCCTGGACAGAGGCTTTCGGCCCGGTCAGACGCGCTGATGCGCCGGAACTTGTGCCGGATTGAGCCCCTATGCTGCTCAGGACTGAGCGGCAGCGGACCCGTTGCGCTGCAGGGTCGCGAACCAGATGGCGAACACGCCCAACACCAGCCAGAAACCGATAAAGGATGGCCAGGCCCCGGCCTGCATCATCGCCATAAGGCGTTCCTGGTCCGCTTCAAGCCAGGACTGGAAGGCCGGCTGGAAACCCGGATCAGCCAAGGCTTCGTTGAACGCGATCTGATCCGATGTATCAACGCCCTGGTCTGCCGCGAATTCCAACATGGCATCGAAAATCTGCATGCCGAACCCCACTGCGGCGCCAACCCCCTTGGCCAGAATGGCCAGAACAGGCGGCAGGAAGGCCAGCCCAACATCCCGGCCAGCATGCCGCCGCCGATTGGCGAACAACGAGTAGCAAACGAACCAGATCGCCAACAGCGGTACAAAGCCCGGAACCGGAGCTGACCCGAAAGCCAGCCGCAAGGCGTCCAGGGACATCAGGATGACAAGCCCCAACACAAAGGCCGAAACCGAGGCGCGGTGATTGGGCAGGATAAGGGCAATCGGGTTCATGGCAGCTGTCCTGTCGGCAATGGAACGAAGAGCGGGCAAAGCGGCGCAGTCAAAAACATGACCGGCCCCGTATCTACCCGGGAACCGGTCACATTCAAGCAGGATTCGAACCGGCAGGCGCGCGCCGGGTCAGTTGGGTGCCGCGCTACATCTTGTAGACGAAATAACCGACCACCCCATTGGCAATGATCGTCGTCAGGCTCGACGTCAGCACTGTGGCGGGCGTTGCCACCGGCATGCCGCCAGCGGTCGACGTCAGGCTGGCCCCCAGAACCGGTCCCAGCACCAGGTTGACGACCACAGAGACCACGACCACCGCGAGAATGGCGGCCAGGGTCAGCCACCCGGATCTCCCGGCATCATGAAAGCGTTTCGAATAGACGCAGACCCAGGCGAAAATCGAGGCCAGGACAACAAGGATGCCGAGCAGGCTGAACAATCCGCCCAAGCCTGGCATGAGCGACAGGATTTGCAGGACCAGATTGACGACGATGATGGCGATGATGCCCTGCGCGAACTCCATCGGCGACAATTTGCCGGTGGCGCCGAACAGGATGCGCGTGGCGTCAGCAGGTTTGAGAATGAATGCGTCAACTGACATGAGTTGGACCCTCCCCGGTTTGTGACAGGACGAGACTACGCGAATTCAGCGAATTGGCCACGACTCTTTCGCCTCTGGCGGGAATCGCAGCCTGTCCGGGCACGGTGTCGCGGGACCCGGCATCTTTCAGTCGGTCGTCACTCGAATTCGACCAGCAATTCATCCGCCGCGACCGAAGCGCCGGCCTCGACCTTGACCGCCTTGATCGTGCCATCGGTTTCGGCCCGCAGGACATTTTCCATCTTCATGGCCTCGACGATGACGAGTGGCTCCCCGGTCTTGACGGCCTGCCCCTCTTCAACCTCGAGCGAGACAACGAGGCCCGGCATCGGCGAGACGACCAGCTTGGCCATGTCCGGCTTTTCCTTTTCCGGCAGCAGCGCATGCAGTTCGGCGGCGCGGGCCGTGCAAACCAGCGCGACGGCGGAGAAGCCGCGGTGACGCATCTGGTAGCCTTCAGTCCGGTCGGCAAACTCCAGAGCAATGGTCTCGCCATTGATGCGGGCCTCGAACAGGTGCTGGCCGGCACGCCAGGCTGTTTCGACCTGGAGCCGCTCGGACGCCAGCGACGGGGCCCAGATCGTCGCCTGGCCATTGCCGGTCATTTCGATTTCGACTGGGATGCGGCGCTTGTCGAGCAGGACCACCCATTCGCGCACGGTGGGCTCGTCTGCCGGGCGCAGCCGCCCCTCGATCTGACTGGCGCGGCGCACGAAGGTTTCGTGGACGAAGGCCGCGGCGCAGGTCATGGCAACCAATTGCTCCTCGCGCGGCGCGGTCCCGTGAAAGCCGTCCGGATAATGTTCGCCGATATAACCGGTATGGATGCGACCGGCGCGGAAGTCGGCCTCGTCGAGGACGGCCGACAGGAAGGGCGCATTGGATTGCAGGCCTTCGACATGGAGGCGGTCCAGCGCCGCGGACAGCGTGTCGATCGCGATCTCGCGGGTTTTGCCATAGCCGATCACCTTGGCGATCATCGGATCATAGAAGAGCGAGATTTCGTCGCCCTCGCGCACACCGGCATCGATGCGCAGCGTCCCCTCACCCAGCTTGCCCTCGGCCGGTTCCTGAAAGCGCTTCAGGCGGCCGATCGACGGCAGGAAACCGCGATAGGGGTCTTCGGCGTAGAGGCGGGCCTCGACAGCCCAGCCCTTGATCGGCACATCGCGCTGGGCCAGGCCGAGCTCCTCACCAAAGGCGGAACGGATCATCAGCTCGACCAGGTCGACATCGGTCGTCAGCTCGGTGACGGGATGCTCCACCTGCAAGCGGGTATTCATCTCGAGGAAGTAGAATTTCTTGTCCTTGTCGACGATGAATTCAACCGTGCCGGCGCTGTCATAATCAACCGCAGCGGCCAGCGAGACGGCCTGGGCGCCCATGGCCTCGCGGGTCTTCTTGTCGAGGAAGGGAGACGGCGCTTCTTCCAGGACTTTCTGGTTGCGGCGCTGGATCGAGCATTCGCGTTCATTGAGATGGATGACATGGCCGTGCTTGTCGCCCATCACCTGGATCTCGATATGGCGCGGCTCCTCGATGAATTTCTCGATCAGGATGCGGTCGTCACCAAAGGAGGACTTGGCCTCGTTGCGGGCCGCCTTGAAGCCTTCCTTGACCTCGCTATCGCTGCGGGCGATCCGCATGCCCTTGCCGCCACCGCCGGCCGAGGCCTTGAGCATGACCGGATAGCCGATCGCCTTGGCGGCCGCGAGCGCGGTCTCGGCATCGGCGATCTCGCCGTCAGCGCCGGGAATGGTCGACACGCCGGCCTTGGCCGCCAATTGCTTGGAGCGGATCTTGTCACCCATCGCGTCGATGGCGTGAATATTCGGACCGATCCAGCCGATGCCAGCCTTTTCCAGCGCCTTGGGCAGGGCCGGATTCTCCGACAGGAAGCCGAAGCCCGGATGGACCGCATCGGCGCCGGTCTGCTTGACCGCATCAAGGATCTTGTCGAGCACAAGATAGCTTTCGCCTGGTGCCGATGCGCCGATGAAGATGGCTTCGTCTGCCATCTCGACAGCCAGGCTGTCGGCATCGGCCTCGGAATAGACAGCGACGGTGGCAATACCCAGCCGTTTGCAGGTCTTGATGACGCGAACGGCGATCTCGCCGCGATTGGCGATCAGGATCTTCTTGAACATGCGGGCCCCTTGATCCGGCAGCGGTTGATTACCGCTCGATTGTCACGGGTTTAGCGTGGCTTGTGGCCGGGCGGCAAGCGGTGGCGACGGCCCGGCTCAGTCGCGCGTTTGCGGTGGCTCCAGCCAATCGGCTTCCAGCGCTCGCAATTTGCCGACGATCGACACCAGGAAGGCGGTCGACCAGCCAATCATCAAGAAGCCGGTGAAGCCTTCCATGGCCGAGACCATCCGCCAGGGGCCGCTCATCACCACCTCGCCATAGCCCAGCGTGGTGAAGGTCGAGGTGGAAAAATAGAGCGCCGTCTCGAAATCGGGAAAGGCGTCGAGTACCATGTACAGGATCGCGAAACTCCAGATCTCCACAGCGTGGACCACGAACAGGCCCAGCACGATCAAGAGAATGAACAGGGCCTGCCGCAAGGTTGATCCATGCGGGCTGATGCGCGTCGAGCGCACGCGCGCCAGCACCAGGAGCGAGCCCAGGCCGACCATGTGGACCAGCACGGTCCAGACGGCCATGGCGGTCGAAACAAGCAGCGCAGCGGTCATCGGCAATCTCCAGAGCTGGCACCGGGCACGATTCGGCTTAGTGTCGATGGCAAAGGGGAATCGATCAATGAGCAAAGCCGTTTACCGCCTGTCCTCCATCGCACGCCCGCTGGAAGCCAAATATCCGACCAATCGTGCCGTGCTCATCGCCCTGCCCCTGGTCGGACTGGGCCTCGGCCTCTATGCCTATCTCTCGGCCGGTGGCGGTGCGGTGAATGCCGTGATCACCGGGCTGGAAGCCATGGTGGTCACCTTCCTGGTCTGGGCGCTGGGCCGCGAGGCTGATCCCGATCGCAACCTGACCGCCTTCGTGGCGGCCGCGCTGGTCATCTACGCTTTGGTCATGGGCCTGCCAGTCGCGGTATGGACGCTGGCCTTTGTCCTGATGGCGGCGCGAACGGTGAACCGCACGGTCGGCCAGCCGGCCAAGCCGGGCGATCTGGTCATGGTGCTGATCCTGGCCGGCTTCTCGGTATTTGCCGACGGTTATGCCCTGATGGGCCTGGTTGCCGCGATCGCCATCGCCATCGACGTCAATCTGGACCGCTCGCGCACCCTGGCCCTCATTGCCGCCCTCGCAGCGCTGGGGCTGACGGTCTGGCAGTTGATCGAGCTGGAGGGTGATTTTGCGGCCCTGTTGTGGCCTGAGGCAGCCTCGATGCACCTGATGGCCCTGATCGGCGGGCTGGTCTTGATCGGCCTGTTGAGCTCCCTGCTCTGCCCGCGCCCCACCAGTGTCTGCGATGCCCGCGGAGAGCCGTTGAGCCATGCCCGCGTTCGAGGAGGCCGCCTGGTGATTTCCCTGGCCCTGCTCGTCGGCATGGCCGAGGGCAATGCACTGGCCCATGCGCTCTACCCGCTCGGCGGTGTGCTGCTTGTCACCTTCATCGTCGGCTTCATTCCGACGCGGCCGGGCAGGCCCGCCGACTGACCACCCTTTCCCACCGGCACCAAATGCGGGACACTGGATATCAGGCTGTGGATGGAGCGGACATGACCGACACCTGCCAACCCGATCAGGATAGCGCCGCGCAGAGCAAAGCCGCGCGCAAGCTCTCCGATTGCGTGAACCGCGACGAGTTGCGCGAGCTGTCGCGCACCACGAACTGGCAGGGCGCGTTGATGCTGGCCGGCAATCTCGGCCTGCTGGCCGCCGCCTTCGCGCTCGCCATTGCCTGGCCCAATCCGCTGACCTTCCTGGCCGCCATCCTGCTGATTGCCGGGCGCCAGCTGGCCCTGTCCATCGTGCTGCACGACTGCGCCCACAAATCCCTCTTCCGCACGCCCTGGCTCAATGAATTGACCGGCCAGTGGATCGGCGGCGCGGCGGTGGATGTGCCGCTGCAGCTCTATCGCGACTATCATCTCAACCATCACCGCCATGCCGGTACCGACAAGGATCCCGACCAGGGCCTGGTGAAGGCCTATCCGGTCACACGCGACAGCCTGCGCCGCAAATTCATCCGCGACCTGACCGGACAGACCGCCATCCGCGATCTGATCATGGCCTGGAAGACGCCGGACTGGCGCCAGAAAACACCCTTTCTGGTGTTCCAGCTGGTCCTGCTTACAACCCTCACCGCCGCCGGCGCGCCCTGGGCGATCGCCCTGTGGTGGGCTGCCCGTG
The window above is part of the Maricaulis maris MCS10 genome. Proteins encoded here:
- a CDS encoding lysozyme, translating into MKPRLKTSPAARELIKRFEPFRPQAVKGDDGRWVVGYGHRAAAKPGVRVNEDEAALLLIYDVMRAEEVVDDSITGPLSRGQRDALTSFVHDVGVDSFRGSEVARYLFEGRARAAGEALAAFGDGVSSRREAESRLFLDALLPAQPGKARKSEPVELVIKIEHPSEERVLEGAIAGENASPPPAGADLPPPPPPFDAGLARRREAEDEIARILATVEALPPEVRRELGETEMAPVADAVSEMRDDPIEASYHAVDDAADVDDANDAAPELVDEAAQDAPSDAADDAQAEIKSADETDPEAAADRVIARMAEDIADVGGEDGAVVAEEAPTENARESHGTASDTPATAPLAAFDLPESMGLGFVLTDNQPVQSSEAEQQAEPVDQAVAPAIAENSQAAKAVPEHYALDLPAGMGLGYALTSVMQGSFQIDPAEIAPEQTVAVDDGSGEAEPDETAEPDEIDDVTDMEVQPALDAEAEVVERAITVTGDDTPPPHPAETPAEAEGAVGDVEGEPVAGEDTGYVSADDDLGDDPMMAEQDPMADAADDFTPRDLAADMHAAEPKPGPRSDDGMWTFLAVLIAGGLLAGIGSVLAASEWDYIMAQREMTLNFGMALAGFFLVIVAGWQLASIWLSKLKQKGSD
- the lipB gene encoding lipoyl(octanoyl) transferase LipB encodes the protein MTLPNVEWAVSPGLTPYQPALAFMEARAAAIAAGEANELVWLLEHPPLYTAGTSAKAGDLLSPDRFPVYETGRGGEYTYHGPGQRVAYVMLDLTRRGRDVRKFIQSLENWLIGAAAQFGIKAGIRDGRVGVWVDRSGGREDKIAAIGVRLRRWVSFHGIAFNVDPDLSHFGGITPCGISDPRFGVTSLADLGHTVDMADFDTALHLAWTEAFGPVRRADAPELVPD
- a CDS encoding acetyl-CoA carboxylase biotin carboxylase subunit, which produces MFKKILIANRGEIAVRVIKTCKRLGIATVAVYSEADADSLAVEMADEAIFIGASAPGESYLVLDKILDAVKQTGADAVHPGFGFLSENPALPKALEKAGIGWIGPNIHAIDAMGDKIRSKQLAAKAGVSTIPGADGEIADAETALAAAKAIGYPVMLKASAGGGGKGMRIARSDSEVKEGFKAARNEAKSSFGDDRILIEKFIEEPRHIEIQVMGDKHGHVIHLNERECSIQRRNQKVLEEAPSPFLDKKTREAMGAQAVSLAAAVDYDSAGTVEFIVDKDKKFYFLEMNTRLQVEHPVTELTTDVDLVELMIRSAFGEELGLAQRDVPIKGWAVEARLYAEDPYRGFLPSIGRLKRFQEPAEGKLGEGTLRIDAGVREGDEISLFYDPMIAKVIGYGKTREIAIDTLSAALDRLHVEGLQSNAPFLSAVLDEADFRAGRIHTGYIGEHYPDGFHGTAPREEQLVAMTCAAAFVHETFVRRASQIEGRLRPADEPTVREWVVLLDKRRIPVEIEMTGNGQATIWAPSLASERLQVETAWRAGQHLFEARINGETIALEFADRTEGYQMRHRGFSAVALVCTARAAELHALLPEKEKPDMAKLVVSPMPGLVVSLEVEEGQAVKTGEPLVIVEAMKMENVLRAETDGTIKAVKVEAGASVAADELLVEFE
- the mgtE gene encoding magnesium transporter, coding for MGEAAFDDDVLIDSPARADTDPEFVANLRQAIADADGDLVRRMLVPLHEADIADVLEQLSASQQGALAELAPDIITGEVLAELEPDSREVVMEYLDTAHLAAAIQELDSDDATEVVEEMDDATRAAVLAEFSDVDREAVEQSLSFEDETAGRLMQREFVAAPEFWTVGHALDHMRDAADGLPDKFHDLFVIDTGFRPVGEIPVCRLLSARRDVALSDLMEAPRILVAPETDQEEVAYLFQKYHLVSAPVVDDAGRLTGMLTLDDIVHVIQDENKEDLLALAGVNEAGLADTVYRSVRSRAPWLLVNLATAVLASGVIALFEGAISQIVALAVLMPIVASMGGNAGTQSLAVAVRSIAERDLTAANAVRVVWRELATGLVNGVIFAIVMGLVTVLWFQDWSLAAVIAIAMVLNLACAGLSGILIPLAMVRSGADPAVASSVFVTTVTDVVGFLAFLGLATIVLL
- a CDS encoding DUF805 domain-containing protein, with protein sequence MSVDAFILKPADATRILFGATGKLSPMEFAQGIIAIIVVNLVLQILSLMPGLGGLFSLLGILVVLASIFAWVCVYSKRFHDAGRSGWLTLAAILAVVVVSVVVNLVLGPVLGASLTSTAGGMPVATPATVLTSSLTTIIANGVVGYFVYKM
- a CDS encoding Kelch repeat-containing protein yields the protein MRLSVFIVSLVAMLGSPAAGQGAWESAARLDASRAGLSVVVYDGRIYAAGGSGLTDPRDEFESYDRELDRWFPETPLPRGLERFGMAMINDRIYVAGGYARGEDGVAPSAGVWSWSFAGNIWQSEAAMPAAKADMALLTVGTSLYAFGGLTDDGSAFVFDPEERSWETLDVPGGVTRRGMSAAVVNGLIYLAGGRLESETSARLDIFDPVSGAWSRGPDMPAPRSGAAVAVLDGRIHLLGGRGADGRETLQTHMSWRPGDDAWRDETALPAPRTGGGAAVLDGEIYLIGGGAGGGFLAPFTALDTTDVFDPEQG
- a CDS encoding FliM/FliN family flagellar motor switch protein, with amino-acid sequence MSQISSVEVEISVLLGRSKMPIQQFLRMGRGAVIPLDSGEDDQVWILANNHPIARGDVVIQGDRIAVSITGPADANEFFAAA
- a CDS encoding potassium channel family protein — its product is MTAALLVSTAMAVWTVLVHMVGLGSLLVLARVRSTRISPHGSTLRQALFILLIVLGLFVVHAVEIWSFAILYMVLDAFPDFETALYFSTSTFTTLGYGEVVMSGPWRMVSAMEGFTGFLMIGWSTAFLVSIVGKLRALEADWLEPPQTRD
- a CDS encoding fatty acid desaturase family protein, which codes for MTDTCQPDQDSAAQSKAARKLSDCVNRDELRELSRTTNWQGALMLAGNLGLLAAAFALAIAWPNPLTFLAAILLIAGRQLALSIVLHDCAHKSLFRTPWLNELTGQWIGGAAVDVPLQLYRDYHLNHHRHAGTDKDPDQGLVKAYPVTRDSLRRKFIRDLTGQTAIRDLIMAWKTPDWRQKTPFLVFQLVLLTTLTAAGAPWAIALWWAARVFIYPAIMRLRNIGEHGVAADRYDTEPRRNTHTTIASWPERLLVAPNNVNFHLEHHIFAAVPPYNLPRLHRLLASRGYYDGHACVTQGYPAMLGKAVRAA